Part of the Virgibacillus necropolis genome, GTTACAGTGGTTTCCAGTTGCTGGATGGGAGAGTATTAGTCACATGGTTTTACCGGCCTTTACGCTTGGAGCAGGTGGTGCCGCGATTGTTGCTAGAATGACTCGTTCAAGCATGCTTGAAGTTGTAAGGCAGGATTATATTCGTACCGCACGTGCAAAAGGGATTAAAAGCTATCTAGTAATTTACAAACACGCGTTAAGAAATGCTTTAATTCCTGTCATTACAGTTGTTGGACTCCAATTCGGTGCTTTGCTTGGTGGTACTGTTTTGATTGAATCGGTATTTGCTATAAATGGACTTGGACGTCTAATAGTAGAATCCATCCGAATGCGTGATATACCAATGGTACAGGGTGCAATACTAGTCGCCTCTCTAGTATTCGTAATTGTTAACTTGTTTGTTGATATTTTATACCGATTTTTCAACCGTCGAATTGACTTAAATTAAAGGGAGTGATTTCACAATGAAACAAGAAAAAGTACTTGAAATTGATCAACTAAAAACTTATTTCCAAACAAAGAAAGGCGTTGGTAAAGTTGTTGACGGCATTGATCTAGTTCTTCATAAAGGAGAAACGCTTGGTATTGTTGGGGAGTCTGGTTGCGGAAAAAGTATGACATCCTTGTCAATTTTACAACTTATTCCAGACCCTGGGAAAATTGTAGCGGGGTCGATTCGCTTAAATAACGAGGAGTTGATTGGTAAGTCTGAAAAGCAAATGCGGACTATACGTGGAAATCAAATATCAATGATTTTCCAGGAACCGATGACATCTTTAAACCCTGTCATTTCAGTAGGAGAACAAATCGCCGAAACCATTCGGGAACATCAGGGATTGAGCCGAAAACAGGCCTTTAAAAAAAGTATTGAAATGCTTGAACTAGTTGGAATACCTTCACCAGAACAACGTGCGAAACAAGAGCCATTTCAATTAAGCGGTGGTATGCGTCAACGCGTTATGATTGCAATGGCCCTAGCTTGCAACCCTGAAGTATTAATCGCTGATGAGCCAACCACAGCACTCGATGTGACAATTCAATCACAAATTATAAAGTTAATGAAAGACCTACAAAAAAAGCTCAATATGGGAGTTGTCTTCATTACCCATGACCTCGGTGTTGTAGCAGAAACATGTGACAAAGTAGCCGTCATGTATGCTGGGGAAATTGTGGAATACTCCACAACCGAAAAACTATTTCGTCATCCTAAGCATCCTTACACAAAAGGACTTCTCCGGTCACTACCGAAACTTTATGAAGATCAGGAAGAACTGATGGCAAT contains:
- a CDS encoding ABC transporter ATP-binding protein, which produces MKQEKVLEIDQLKTYFQTKKGVGKVVDGIDLVLHKGETLGIVGESGCGKSMTSLSILQLIPDPGKIVAGSIRLNNEELIGKSEKQMRTIRGNQISMIFQEPMTSLNPVISVGEQIAETIREHQGLSRKQAFKKSIEMLELVGIPSPEQRAKQEPFQLSGGMRQRVMIAMALACNPEVLIADEPTTALDVTIQSQIIKLMKDLQKKLNMGVVFITHDLGVVAETCDKVAVMYAGEIVEYSTTEKLFRHPKHPYTKGLLRSLPKLYEDQEELMAMEGSIPSPFKEHQGCKFADRCPIVEESCHHIHPNLKISSDESYQVRCLLHQDDKEIKEGVSIS